A DNA window from Mucilaginibacter xinganensis contains the following coding sequences:
- a CDS encoding GH92 family glycosyl hydrolase, protein MKKATLLAALLFPLSLFAQSPTGVGDPVELINPLMGSASKPALSNGNTYPAIALPWGMNFWTPQTGKMGDGWQYTYDADKILGFKQTHQPSPWMNDYGMFSVFPETGKLVIDESKRASWFSHKAEISKPYYYSVYLADYDVTTEIAPTERAASFRFTFPKSDSSHILIDAFDKGSYIKIIPGEQKIVGYSTKNSGAVTDNFKNYLVIYIDKPFELASAWHDKQVDEGKLEYTGDHAGAVISFKTKKGEQVHMRVASSFISIEQAELNLKRELANDSFDATKQKAKATWNNTLSRLNVEGGTTDQTRTFYSCLYRMLFFPNKMYEIDAKGQKMHYSPYNGEIMPGYLFAGTGFWDTFRALYPFLNLVYPSMNKEMQEGLINDYKEGGWLPEWSSPGYADCMIGNNSASVVAEAYLKGLRGYDIKTLYDALKHGANNEGPNATGRRGVNYYNTLGYVPYDVKINENAARTLEYAYDDFAIYQLGKALGRPAAEIDIYKKRSQNYRNLYDKQTGLMRGKNKDGSFETPFNPFKWGDAFTEGNAWHYSWGVFHDIQGLINMMGGKQQFVAKLDSVFTLPPAFDDSYYGTVIHEIREMQIANMGQYAHGNQPIQHMIYLYNYAGEPWKTQYWARETMNKLYKATPDGYCGDEDNGQTSAWYVFSAMGFYPVTPASDQYVLGAPLFKKLTINLENGKTITINAPKNNAENKYVNSLKVNGKPYLFNWLSHKALLGGSDLNFDMSASPNKQRGADKAAVPYSMSNEK, encoded by the coding sequence ATGAAAAAAGCCACGCTACTAGCTGCATTACTTTTCCCGCTTTCGCTGTTTGCTCAATCACCCACAGGTGTCGGTGACCCGGTCGAGCTCATCAACCCGCTGATGGGTTCAGCGTCAAAACCCGCCCTCTCCAACGGCAATACCTATCCCGCAATTGCGTTGCCCTGGGGCATGAATTTCTGGACCCCCCAAACCGGCAAAATGGGTGATGGCTGGCAATATACTTATGATGCCGACAAGATCCTGGGTTTTAAACAAACCCATCAGCCCTCGCCATGGATGAATGATTACGGCATGTTTTCGGTATTTCCCGAAACAGGTAAGCTGGTAATTGACGAAAGTAAACGCGCCAGCTGGTTTTCGCATAAAGCCGAAATTTCAAAACCTTATTATTACAGCGTTTATCTGGCCGACTATGACGTTACCACCGAAATTGCCCCAACCGAGCGGGCCGCCAGCTTCAGATTCACCTTCCCAAAAAGCGACAGCTCACATATTTTAATTGATGCCTTTGATAAAGGATCGTACATAAAGATTATCCCCGGCGAACAAAAAATAGTGGGCTACAGCACCAAAAACAGCGGTGCCGTAACCGATAACTTCAAAAATTATCTTGTTATTTACATTGATAAGCCCTTTGAATTGGCATCAGCCTGGCATGATAAACAGGTTGATGAGGGTAAGCTTGAATACACCGGCGACCACGCCGGCGCTGTCATCAGCTTTAAAACAAAAAAAGGCGAACAGGTTCACATGCGGGTAGCATCGTCATTCATCAGCATTGAGCAGGCCGAACTTAACTTAAAACGCGAACTGGCCAATGACAGTTTCGACGCAACAAAACAGAAGGCTAAAGCCACCTGGAACAACACCCTGAGCCGCTTAAATGTGGAAGGGGGCACAACCGATCAAACCCGCACCTTTTATTCGTGCCTGTACCGCATGCTGTTTTTCCCCAACAAAATGTACGAGATAGACGCCAAAGGCCAAAAAATGCACTATAGCCCCTACAACGGGGAAATAATGCCCGGCTACCTGTTTGCCGGAACGGGCTTTTGGGATACATTCAGGGCACTTTACCCGTTCCTGAATTTGGTTTATCCGTCAATGAACAAAGAAATGCAGGAAGGCCTTATCAACGATTATAAAGAAGGCGGCTGGCTACCCGAATGGTCGAGCCCGGGCTATGCGGATTGTATGATCGGAAATAATTCCGCCTCTGTGGTTGCTGAAGCTTATTTAAAGGGTCTGCGCGGTTATGACATTAAAACACTGTACGACGCTTTAAAACATGGCGCTAATAACGAGGGGCCAAATGCTACCGGCCGCCGGGGTGTAAATTATTATAACACATTAGGATATGTACCTTATGATGTTAAAATTAACGAAAACGCTGCCCGTACGTTGGAGTATGCCTATGACGATTTTGCTATTTACCAGCTTGGTAAAGCGCTGGGCCGCCCGGCTGCCGAAATTGACATCTACAAAAAACGAAGCCAAAACTACCGCAACCTTTACGACAAGCAAACCGGTTTGATGCGCGGGAAAAACAAAGACGGTTCATTTGAAACGCCTTTTAACCCTTTTAAATGGGGCGACGCTTTTACCGAAGGGAACGCCTGGCATTACAGCTGGGGCGTATTTCACGATATCCAAGGGTTAATTAACATGATGGGCGGGAAGCAACAATTTGTGGCTAAGCTGGACTCAGTATTTACCCTACCCCCTGCATTTGATGATAGCTACTACGGAACGGTAATTCACGAGATCCGCGAAATGCAGATAGCCAATATGGGGCAGTATGCGCACGGCAACCAGCCTATTCAGCACATGATATACTTGTACAATTATGCCGGCGAACCCTGGAAAACCCAATACTGGGCCCGCGAAACTATGAACAAACTCTATAAGGCAACGCCCGATGGTTATTGCGGCGATGAGGATAACGGGCAAACATCGGCTTGGTATGTATTTTCAGCAATGGGTTTTTACCCGGTAACCCCCGCAAGCGATCAGTACGTACTGGGCGCTCCGTTATTTAAAAAGTTAACCATCAATCTGGAGAATGGTAAAACCATCACCATAAATGCCCCAAAAAACAATGCAGAAAACAAGTATGTAAACAGCCTGAAAGTTAACGGCAAGCCATACCTGTTCAATTGGCTGAGCCATAAAGCACTGCTCGGCGGTTCCGACCTGAATTTCGATATGTCGGCGTCGCCAAATAAGCAAAGGGGAGCAGATAAAGCAGCCGTTCCTTATTCCATGTCAAACGAAAAATAA
- a CDS encoding sterol desaturase family protein — MGFKGSYFVTHATEFQLYIYAGLLVSLWLAEGLFLNSPFRNKWKHSFTNLLFILTALPVQLFMTIFLLLVSAWVVQHNWGLLNIIPYHGTFFVKYVVGFIVLDFCEYLYHVIMHKAKPLWKFHLVHHTDFQLDVSTTVREHPGETFVRMCFLILWVFLSGASFGVLLLRQTFQTITNITSHTKFRLHGFSETFIGWIFITPNMHHVHHHYQLPYTDCNYGDVLSIWDRIFGTFGKLDADKTVYGLDTHMDKQVSSSFTRILKIPFAKKIG, encoded by the coding sequence ATGGGATTTAAAGGCTCCTATTTTGTAACCCATGCAACTGAATTCCAGTTGTATATTTATGCGGGTTTACTCGTGTCGCTTTGGCTTGCGGAAGGCCTCTTTTTAAACTCGCCATTTCGCAACAAGTGGAAACACTCTTTCACCAATTTGCTTTTTATTTTAACGGCGCTGCCTGTTCAGCTGTTTATGACAATTTTTCTGTTACTGGTATCCGCCTGGGTTGTACAGCACAATTGGGGATTGCTTAACATAATTCCTTATCATGGTACTTTTTTTGTGAAATATGTTGTAGGGTTTATCGTACTTGATTTTTGCGAGTATCTGTACCACGTTATTATGCACAAAGCAAAACCGTTGTGGAAATTCCACCTTGTTCATCACACCGATTTTCAACTGGACGTGTCAACAACGGTAAGGGAGCATCCGGGCGAAACGTTTGTCAGAATGTGCTTTTTAATTCTTTGGGTGTTTTTATCAGGGGCGTCTTTTGGGGTATTGTTATTAAGGCAAACTTTTCAAACAATAACTAATATTACCTCACATACAAAATTCAGGTTGCATGGATTTAGCGAAACGTTTATCGGCTGGATTTTTATAACTCCCAATATGCACCATGTACACCATCATTACCAATTGCCTTATACTGACTGCAACTACGGGGATGTATTAAGTATTTGGGACCGGATATTTGGCACGTTCGGCAAACTTGATGCCGACAAAACCGTGTACGGCCTGGATACCCATATGGATAAACAGGTTAGCAGCAGCTTTACCCGGATATTAAAAATACCGTTTGCAAAAAAGATCGGGTAG
- a CDS encoding TetR/AcrR family transcriptional regulator, producing the protein MARTKDFDEKEVLNKAIAIFWYKGYNGTSMQDLVDGLGISRSSLYDTYGDKHTLYIKALESYKTEGALKVCAIANSPGPAKETFKKLLELAVGELLEDKKQKGCFMVNAEVENAPHDAEVSKMVCENDQQVEDAFYTVIKKGQESGEIKNSQDARALARFTFNTVKGIRVTAKSTTDQTVFDDIIKLTLAALD; encoded by the coding sequence ATGGCAAGAACGAAAGATTTTGATGAAAAAGAGGTGCTGAACAAAGCGATAGCTATTTTTTGGTACAAAGGATACAACGGCACTTCTATGCAGGACCTGGTAGATGGGTTGGGCATTAGCCGTTCAAGCCTGTATGATACATATGGCGACAAGCATACCCTATATATAAAAGCGCTAGAAAGTTATAAAACTGAGGGTGCCCTTAAAGTTTGCGCCATAGCGAATAGCCCCGGACCGGCTAAGGAGACATTTAAAAAACTGCTGGAACTGGCAGTAGGTGAATTACTTGAAGATAAAAAGCAAAAAGGCTGCTTTATGGTAAACGCCGAAGTTGAAAATGCCCCGCATGATGCCGAAGTAAGCAAAATGGTATGTGAAAACGACCAGCAGGTAGAAGATGCTTTTTACACCGTAATTAAAAAGGGGCAAGAGAGCGGGGAGATAAAAAACAGCCAGGATGCAAGGGCTTTGGCCCGATTTACATTCAACACAGTAAAAGGCATCCGCGTAACAGCCAAATCAACCACCGACCAAACCGTATTTGACGACATCATCAAACTGACCTTAGCTGCGCTCGACTAA
- a CDS encoding SDR family NAD(P)-dependent oxidoreductase, translating to MKKLANKVAVITGASKGIGAGIAKSLAAEGAAVVVNYSSSKEGADKVVAEIERNGGKAIAVQGNVSNLADVTRLFAETTKAFGPVDVLVNNAGVYQFGSIEQLTAEEFHTQFDTNVLGLLLATQGAVKTFNENGGSIINIGSVVSSIAPVGSSIYTATKSAVDGITHVLSKELGPKKIRVNSINPGMVETEGTHTAGFIGSDFQSEQERTAPLGRIGQPEDIGLVAVFLASEDSRWLTGETLLAGGGVR from the coding sequence ATGAAAAAGTTAGCAAACAAAGTAGCAGTTATAACAGGCGCGTCAAAAGGTATTGGCGCAGGCATAGCAAAAAGCCTGGCCGCCGAAGGCGCAGCTGTAGTAGTAAATTATTCATCCTCAAAAGAGGGGGCTGATAAGGTAGTTGCCGAAATCGAGCGCAATGGTGGCAAGGCTATAGCCGTACAGGGTAACGTTTCAAATTTAGCTGATGTAACCCGTTTATTCGCGGAAACCACCAAAGCATTTGGCCCGGTTGATGTACTGGTGAATAACGCCGGGGTTTACCAGTTTGGTTCAATAGAACAGCTTACCGCTGAAGAATTTCACACCCAGTTTGACACCAATGTACTGGGATTATTACTGGCAACCCAAGGCGCGGTAAAAACATTTAATGAAAACGGCGGCAGCATCATCAACATCGGTTCTGTGGTGAGCAGCATAGCACCTGTTGGAAGTTCGATTTATACGGCAACCAAAAGCGCAGTTGACGGTATTACCCATGTATTATCAAAAGAGCTTGGGCCTAAGAAAATCAGGGTAAACTCTATCAATCCCGGTATGGTTGAAACTGAAGGCACACACACCGCCGGGTTTATCGGTAGTGATTTTCAATCGGAACAGGAGCGCACAGCCCCATTAGGCAGGATAGGACAGCCGGAAGATATCGGATTAGTTGCCGTGTTCCTTGCTTCTGAAGATTCACGCTGGTTAACCGGCGAAACATTACTGGCCGGTGGCGGTGTAAGGTAA
- a CDS encoding CocE/NonD family hydrolase — MKKQLLFAFSLLLLVSVTFAQPGGINPDAAYVKEQYTKYEYQVPMRDGKKLFTSVYVPKDQSKKYPFMMDRTCYSVAPYGTDKYKGSLGPSPSFLHDGYIFVYQDVRGRWMSEGIYEEMTPEKEVHKTNNDVDEGTDTYDTIDWLLKNVPNNNGKVGVWGISYPGFYTTTALLSRHPALVAASPQAPIADLWRDDGWHNGAFFLVANFGFYPGFTNRQDDKPTQRRGGRFDPGTNDGYDFFMKMGPMKNTNDKYYKDPIRLWNEMMDHPNYDQHWKDRNVLSHLHDIKTAVLVTGGWYDAEDLYGAINTYKTLVKENANTPIYFTMGPWVHGGWARGAGDHLGDVDFGGPTGPHYRDDIEFKFFSHYLKGTDMNIAKVNAFETGVNKWNEYKSWPPKEVEDRQLYLLPGGKLSFAAPAAGKDSYDEYVSDPNNPVPFLNHKSMDMDREYMTADQRFLADRKDVLSYTTDVLANDVTIAGNIWANLKVSTTGTDADFVVKILDVYPDTASNNKFTGKDVKMAGYQQMVRSEPMRGKYRNSIEKPEPFTPGKVTPVNWELQDVLHTFKKGHKIMVQVQSTWFPLIDRNPQTFVDIMKCDSTAFKKATQRIYTSKTNPSFLKVRVVQ; from the coding sequence ATGAAAAAACAGCTGCTTTTTGCTTTTAGCCTTCTGCTTTTAGTTTCAGTAACTTTTGCCCAGCCTGGCGGGATCAATCCGGATGCTGCTTATGTTAAGGAGCAATACACCAAATATGAGTACCAGGTGCCGATGCGGGATGGCAAAAAATTATTTACTTCGGTTTATGTACCAAAGGATCAGTCGAAAAAATATCCGTTTATGATGGATCGCACCTGCTACAGTGTAGCTCCGTACGGTACTGATAAATACAAAGGCAGCCTTGGCCCTTCACCTTCGTTTTTACATGACGGGTATATTTTTGTTTACCAGGACGTCCGTGGCCGCTGGATGAGCGAAGGCATTTACGAAGAAATGACGCCTGAAAAGGAAGTTCATAAAACCAATAATGATGTTGATGAAGGTACAGACACTTACGACACGATAGACTGGCTGCTGAAAAACGTTCCCAATAACAATGGGAAAGTAGGCGTATGGGGAATTTCCTATCCCGGCTTTTACACCACAACAGCGCTGCTAAGCCGCCACCCGGCGTTGGTGGCCGCATCTCCGCAGGCCCCCATAGCCGACTTATGGCGGGATGATGGCTGGCACAACGGCGCATTCTTTTTAGTGGCTAATTTTGGTTTTTATCCCGGCTTTACCAATCGCCAGGACGACAAGCCGACACAGCGCCGGGGCGGTCGTTTTGATCCGGGTACTAATGATGGTTACGACTTTTTCATGAAGATGGGCCCCATGAAAAACACAAACGATAAGTATTATAAAGATCCGATCCGCTTGTGGAACGAGATGATGGATCATCCCAACTATGATCAGCATTGGAAAGACCGCAACGTACTGTCTCACCTGCACGATATAAAAACAGCAGTGCTGGTTACCGGCGGATGGTATGATGCCGAGGATCTGTATGGTGCCATAAACACGTATAAAACCCTTGTTAAAGAAAACGCTAATACGCCTATTTATTTCACTATGGGCCCATGGGTACATGGCGGCTGGGCACGAGGTGCGGGCGACCACCTGGGGGACGTTGACTTTGGAGGGCCTACAGGTCCGCACTACCGGGACGATATTGAATTTAAATTCTTTAGCCACTACCTTAAAGGCACTGATATGAATATTGCTAAGGTCAACGCTTTTGAAACCGGGGTAAACAAATGGAACGAATATAAAAGCTGGCCACCAAAAGAGGTTGAGGACAGGCAACTATATTTGCTGCCGGGCGGTAAATTATCATTTGCGGCTCCTGCTGCCGGTAAAGACAGCTATGATGAGTACGTATCTGACCCAAATAATCCTGTTCCGTTTCTAAATCATAAAAGCATGGATATGGACCGTGAATACATGACAGCCGATCAGCGGTTTTTAGCTGACCGTAAAGATGTGCTAAGCTATACTACCGATGTACTTGCTAATGACGTTACCATCGCAGGCAATATCTGGGCAAACCTGAAAGTTTCAACCACCGGCACCGATGCTGATTTCGTGGTAAAAATATTGGACGTTTACCCGGACACTGCTTCAAATAATAAATTTACGGGTAAGGATGTAAAGATGGCGGGCTACCAGCAAATGGTACGCAGCGAACCTATGCGCGGCAAATACCGTAACTCCATTGAAAAGCCCGAGCCGTTTACCCCGGGCAAAGTTACTCCCGTAAACTGGGAGCTGCAGGACGTACTGCACACCTTTAAAAAGGGACACAAAATAATGGTACAGGTACAAAGCACCTGGTTCCCGCTGATTGACCGGAACCCGCAAACCTTTGTTGATATTATGAAATGTGATAGTACAGCTTTTAAGAAAGCTACGCAAAGGATTTACACCTCCAAAACTAATCCAAGTTTTTTGAAAGTGCGGGTTGTGCAATAA
- a CDS encoding ATP-dependent Clp protease adaptor ClpS — protein sequence MPTEIQEETLTLEEILAGLKEMHRLILWNDDHNTFDHVIFCMMKYLDYSEAQAEKIAWKVHNEGKCAVLEGSFTEVEVYRKILQQEGLTVSVE from the coding sequence ATGCCAACTGAAATACAGGAAGAAACCCTCACCCTTGAGGAGATATTGGCGGGGCTTAAAGAAATGCACCGCCTGATTTTATGGAATGATGACCATAATACATTTGACCATGTAATTTTTTGCATGATGAAATACCTGGATTACTCCGAAGCACAGGCCGAAAAGATAGCCTGGAAGGTACATAACGAAGGTAAATGCGCGGTATTAGAGGGTTCATTTACCGAAGTAGAAGTATATCGCAAAATTCTTCAGCAGGAAGGTTTGACAGTGAGTGTTGAATAG